The Aneurinibacillus migulanus genome contains the following window.
TTAGATTAAATATTTATTAAAAAAAATTACTTATTCTTTTGCTCCTCCTCTATGATTCGCTTTAATTTATACATAATGTTCCTCAGTGCTGTAATATCTGCTAAATCGAGCTTAGAATAAAAACGTTCAATAATTGATAGTTCAATTTCTTCATTAATTTTTATATATTTAATTCCCTTAGTATCCAGCTCAACAAAAATTTCCCTTCGATTGCTGGGGTTGATGGAGCGTTTAATGTACCCGTTTTTTTCTAGCCTGTTTAATGTCTGACTTACAGCGCTCGGGCTAATGTTCATAAGTTTCGAGATATCTCCAGTGAGAAGGCGACCATAATGATTAATATGATTGAGTATGATGATTTGACTATTGGTAATGNATCTTCATACTCTTAGCATAGAATTACACGCATACTCAAGTTCATTTATTTCTTTAACACGGGCTATAAGCTCTGCATTCACTTTACTCACCTTAATATTTAACTATAATTAAATAATTCGATATGTCAATAATTATCGGAGAATCATCGCTTGCGGCTAGGTCCCCTTATTTTGTTGTCTTTTTACTTTTAAAACGGTAACTA
Protein-coding sequences here:
- a CDS encoding MarR family winged helix-turn-helix transcriptional regulator, producing MTNSQIIILNHINHYGRLLTGDISKLMNISPSAVSQTLNRLEKNGYIKRSINPSNRREIFVELDTKGIKYIKINEEIELSIIERFYSKLDLADITALRNIMYKLKRIIEEEQKNK